The region CTTCTGGCAGCCCGCCACTTTGCCCTTGCCAGTGGTTCTGATCTCGACGTGCTAAAAAAGTGGAAGCATCCTGGCCCTTAAGAGCTTCCTGTTAGGTTGACCAGAAAATGGGAGACGCACTCTGTGTATTGTAGCAGTCTTTTTACAAAACGAAGTATGGcggtgtctgttttcattttaaagGTTTATGTGGGACGTGAAcaagttctgtggctggctggcttgGGAGTAGCCATGATTAAGCACCTAGTGTCTtgaagttattgtttttctactTAAGTCTTTTTGAACAAAATACTCAATAGTGGCAGTCTGAAATATTCCTAGGAGTTTATTTCCTCCCTACCTGGAATTGTCTTTGCTATATATTCAAAGCCAATTCCTGTGCAGTTTTACAAGACAGAGTAGTGTATAGCATGTTGTATATTTGTGTTAATATCTTTTATGTAAaaagatttttcttttatttttttgttttaagaaaTAAATCATGGTGCAACGCCTGACCTATCGCCGTAGGTTGTCCTACAATACAACATCCAACAAGACCAGACTGTAAGTTCAATTTCTCTTGTGTGACATATTTAAACATTGGTCAAAGTAGTAAAAACCTGATGGTACCTTAGAGACCAACCAGTTCATTGAGGTGTGAGCTTTTGAGAACATTTCTGATTCATGAGAAATGGAATCTTTTTCCCAAAAGGCATGTTATAGACCAATTTAGTGAAACATGTTTATCAGCTTCTGTTTTTGGTGCTCAAGTCTGAGGTCTACATACTGGAGGCTTTTAGCCTTAGTTTCTCATAATAGTTTGTATCAATCTTTCATATAGGTCTCGAACACCAGGTAACAGAATTGTCTACCTTTATACCAAAAAGGTTGGGAAGGCACCCAAGTCAGCATGTGGCATATGCCCAGGAAGACTGCGGGGTGTAAGTATGGTTCTTAAATGTTCATGCTGTGTTGTCTGTTATGTCATAAAATAGAATTGCTTCttatttatttgcagtatttCTAAGCAGCATCCTAACTTTCATAAATAAACATTGCCCCCAGTAACGTACTATGTTAAGTTTGAAAATTCAATATCTTTAAACACAAAACTAGACAAAAAATAGAGGTGATATCTGTAATGTCACACAGCAGGATTCAGATTAAGCTACCTGTTTGTCAAGAGATTTCAAATTTCACATAATGCAAGCCAAAAAAGGATTTTTTCCACATATGACATGACGTGTATGTTATACAGCTAATCAGTGACTATTCACTTGATGTCTTATCGTATTCTGGATTCTGTTATCACAATATCAAATTAATCCAGTGATCTACAGTACTCCAAGAGCATGGTGTAAAGACCTCAGAAGTGTCACGCTGTAGTAGTATACTTTTGCCACTGTGGATTACACATCAACCTCGTCACTGGTCTGCACCACCTCTCTACCACTTTTCTACTAATTTTAACTTTAAACTTGTCTGAaatataaaattttttttactcatcTTTAACATTGgtgtttttttctccagtgtcgGCATAGGGGAATTAACATCCAACATGGCATGTTTTGCTGATCGCTTTTTCAAGGATATCCCCTTATATTAGCCCACGCTCGTCCTGCTGACTGCAACTAATTCCCCTAAGCTGACACTGGAGAAAAAACGCCTATGTTAAAGATGAGtaaatatttattacatttcagaCAAGTTTGAAGTTAGCAGAAAAGCGTTAGGGAGGTGGTGCAGACCAGTAACGAGGTTTGTGTGTAATCTGCAGTGGCAAAAGTGTACCACAGCGTGACTCTTCTGAGGTCTTTACACTGCGTTCTTGGAGTATTGTAGATCACTGGATTAATTTGATATCATGATGTATGTTATATATACGTATCATTTTGAAATGCAACATGTCAGCTTCATAACTAAGGCGCAAGAGAGGAAGATATTTTGCAAATCCAGATATCTGCCAAAATGTTTTCAGAACAATGGAAACGTTTTGCTTTGACAAGTCTCTGTCTCTTAGTTTGGGGGATGACTTTtgttctttttgtcttttttaaaactttttgtggaggagtagcctaatggccttcaaggccctgaaaggaaatggccctgagtatctgaagaataggatgatcctccatacaccaccaaggacactaaggtcctcccaaggactttcactaactacaccctctccaaaagacattacgcgatgtgatacccgcaagcgagccttctccggagtagcccccacactgtagaatgcactgcctgaaaggctccgcttaacacaagattacctctacttcaggaagcaggtgaaagcttgtctcttcaaccaagcctttaacggaagaagtaactaacttgttagtctcactcacacacagtgattgactcgggctgcacatactgcagcgggacatgtttatccactcctaccttagataagataatatttaaccatctctctgacctcacatgcaactttcttcaaatcaatcaccttactttctaattcttcctactttcttactcagctatatgttacaactttgccttacccttcactactaattataatgttctagtacatattgtgttgtcattgcaagtagtataccatgccatactttgtattgttcgaatatttttactgctctaattgcctactgctcatgtttgatctattcttactgtacaccgccttgagtgaattccttcaaaaaggtggtaaatatatcctaataaataaataaataatggtgatCCAATGGGCTAAGAGTAGGGgtgccaggttcaattccctctgcagctccttgtgatcttgggcaagacacttaatattccattgcttcaggtaccaaCTCTGAGAGTGAGTTCTCCAGGAACAGGAAAGTACGTCCTGTACttgaatgtgcatcactttgataCCTTTGGGTTTACAGGCAGTTTATAAGAAATTAAGAATTTTTCAGTTCGCACTTTCctcctcctttatctctccttGGCATGTCAGCAGCAGTCCCCAATTCTCTGTGGGCTGTATCACTCAGGCACTTCTTCTGTCAAGTGCTACAGCCTGAATGTTAGTGCCTGAGTCACCTGCTGTCTGGGATTTTTCCATTCCTGAATTAAGAAATTAGTATTGCTGACCGCATGAAACTGTAAGTTAGTAATATaggagatgacagcagaaaaagatacATCTAATCCACCCAGTTATTCTTGCCTACACTATTAAGGATATATCCCAGCTGTATTATAATTAGCAGCTGCAGAAACATAGTTAATCACAggagacataggggctcattttcaaagcacttagacttgcaaagttccatagcttaGTATGTAACTttaagtctaagttctttgaaaatatgctttatGGTGTCTGAACAAAAGCTTCATACATGTTAGTGAACAGATACTGTCCAGAAGGGGCATGAGAGGCTTGGGTGTTTGGGCAGCAGCCTTATTAGGTTTAGTATCTATTTAGGGTGTTACAAAGTAGTACTTTTTATGACCTATGTTATGAGGTCTTGTAAAGTTGTCTGCTTAGATGGTAGATCCTTCCTGGTTGATTGGCTGGGTTGGATAAGCAGCAGTGTACTACTGAAGTGCAATTGGAAACTAGTTATATCCTTGGGTATGGACAGAAGTAACTGGACAGACAGGATAGGCcatttggtctttttctgccgtcatctaggtTTTATGTGTTCTgatataaatttattttatttttatttatttaccgcctttttgaaggaattcactcaaggcgttgtacagtgagaatagatcaaacatgagcaataggcaattacagcaataaaaatattcaagtaaaaatacaaagtatggcatggtatactacttgcaatgactacacaatacgtaatagaacattataattggtagtgaagggtaaggtaaagttgtaacatatagctgagtaagaaagtaggaagaattagaaagtaaggcgacTGATTTGAAGgacgttgcacatgaggtcagagagatggttaaatatcatctcagctagggtaggagtagataaacatgtcctgctgcagtatgtgcagcccaagtcaatccttgtgtttgtgagtgagactaacaagttaggtacttcttccattaaaggcttggttgaagagccaagctttcacctgcttcctgaagtacagatagtcttgtgttaaactgAGCCTttcaggtaatgcattccagtgtgtgggggctactccggagaaggctcgcttgtgggtatcacatcgtgtaatgtcttttggagagagtgtagttagtgaaagtccttggggaggaccttagtgtccttggcggtgtgtggaggatcatcctattctttagatactcggggccatttcctttcaggaccttgaagatcagacatagagttttaaatttagccctgtattgtactggtagccagtgaagtttttgcaaaaatggtgtgatgtggtcatgtcgcttgcaaccttctgtgaGTGAGTCttgctggtgcaggccctttgtagtcagaccattgtatagtgctttacagtaatccagtcttgatgttaccatggcacgtacaactgggataagatttaccttctcgatgtaaggagagaggcagcttagctgtcgcaaatagtagaagcagctctagaaggttgcttggatttggggaatcagagtaagtgttgaatctaactgtattccaaggttcctgacttgcaatttgagggggagttcatacttcccaaaagggattttgatgtcaggtatgtatccacttgtgttagggacccagagaagctcgaatttacttgggttcaggcagagtttgttgtgtttagcccattcttgaattgatgttagacaagtgatcagtttattcacggctgtaggtaagtcaggctcaatgggtatgagtagctgcacatcatccacatagatgtagaactgagtgtccattgaccgaatcagctcagctagtggcttgaggtagatattgaacagaataggtgacagtatcgatctttggggtaccccacaggtcagtgtccatggtgatgATGAGTTGTTGCCAATCATTAttgattgttgcctgtctgataggatctgaaccaggcaagtactgttccattgattacctatttctgtcagtcgtgctagcaagataccatgatccacagtgtcaaaagctgttgagaaatctagcagtactaacattgaggcaaatcccttgtctcggtttctgtgaagatcatctagcagggatacgaggaccatttctatgtggaagagtagcctagtggttagtgcagtggactttgatcttggggaactgagttcaattcccactgcagctccttgtgactctgggtaagtcacttaaccctccattgccccggtacaaaataaatacctgaatacatgtaaactgctttgaatgtagttgcaaaaaaaaaaaaaaaaacctcagaaaggcggtatatcaagtcccatttccctttcccataactgggtctgaatccagattgacatggatctagccagttactcttttctagccaatcattaagttgaacacagactgttctatgagtttccctagaaacaggatgttggatactggcctgtaactttcaagtttgtcctggtcaaggttgtttttcttcagcagagggcgaaccactgccctttttaatgctgttggtagttgcccattagaaagagaggtgttcacaatttttgtggcaccttctataaggcccatacttgacTGCTGcactttgatgggcagggatcgagggagcaggtagttcgaaggtctcttaggattttgtcaaggctctcttctgtcattaggttaaaagtgttccatctgtctctgttaggagggggcgaggttgtgcacccctggttgactggttgggcactgggtgggattgcctgtaaatcctggtggagacttaattttgttggcaaagtatgcagttTAGACTGGGCAATATTTAATTACCTCTTCAGAATGATTACATTAGCATAGTACTGTTTTCAGACAGTGTTAATGAAATATTCAAATTTTCATTTCTCTTTTATAGGTTCGAGCTGTTAGACCTAAAGTTCTGATGAGATTgtctaaaacaaaaaaacatgtcAGCAGAGCTTATGGTGGTTCCATGTGTGCTAAATGTGTCCGTGACAGGTAAAATTTAATAATCTTTATTCATGAGTTTGAGTATATTTAGGGAAACTTTGAAATACTTATGGATTGGAACATGTAGTACCTTACCTGAGTGGAGAAGAGTTTCTTGTAGGTTGTGATGCCCTCTGATATCTGCATGCATATTATTCAGAGGTGGTGTTGCATATAAGCTTTGTAGCTACACAGGTTTTTCAGATTCCAGGTAATCTGAAATCCCAGCTTGACTTTGCTTTGCTTGatgtaatttcccccccccccctttttttttttttaactccactGTTTAACTAGACAGGAAGAAGTTCAGAATTCCTTATGTGGCTGACATCATGGACAAAGCTGGTTGTCTTTGATAACTTTTTCCTTCTGTATATATCCAAAATGCTTCTAAAATATGCTTCTTTTTCTGGGATGTCCTTAAGATCTGTTCCTTTTTGAATGTACAGTACTACTAAAGTCCCTGCTTGTGCTCTCATTGTCTTTGattttgattactgcaaccttCCACATACCCAAACTCTTTATTATATTTAAAACTTAAACACTTATATTCTTCCAATGCCATTATAACCACACAGCTCCTAATTTCAAGTTAAGGAGTCTGTTCATCTGTTTTATATAGTTTCAAGTACTTTTTACTGTACTGATCATTTGTCATTCTTTTTCATTGTAACTCCTCACTGGGCTTTCCACCTTGTTACGCGATATACCTGGTATAGACTCATTGAGTTAGTGTGCCATGCCACATTAGTGGCCGTATGCAAGTTCTGCCTAAAATCCTGTTGTTTTGAGGTTGCTTTAAATCTTAACCTCTGGCATTTCTTGGTCATAGCCTTGTTTCTCCGCGGACAGGCAGGCTgcattattctcacatgtgggtgacatccaaCAGATCCCTGGTGTGGACGCTGAATCGCTAGCACTAAaagttctagcagcatcccatcaAGCATGCTCTGGTGCCTTCTTGCCTGggtctctttttttcttccccaCTTTCAGAGCTCAGAGGATGCGTTCGCATAGTCTTCTCAAACTTTGATTTTAAAAACATTGtggataatcttttttttttttctcctgttctcCTTTCTTCATATTTTTCCCCCGTTTTCTGCTTTTGTTGGTTTTCTATTTTGCAAGAGTCTGCATGCTTAGCTGCAGCCCTGACCTCAGTTTGAACGCGCCCCTTTTTTAATTGTTCAAGAGTAATTGGGAAACAAGACAGAAGGTGGGCAAACTTCTActgtctacaccctgatcgtgactaaatagatagggatgggctggagtgtaaattttaaggggcttcgactttaacttcagaatttagtacaagaacagtactggtcatacttctacggtctgtgccctgagaaaggcaaggacaaatcaaactcgggtatacatataaagtaatgtgtaccatgtaaaatgagtttatcttgttgggcagactggatggaccatacaggtctttatctgtcgtcatttattatgttactatttatttattttacatttgtatcccacattttcccacctatttgtaggctcaatgtcgCTTAAATAG is a window of Microcaecilia unicolor chromosome 2, aMicUni1.1, whole genome shotgun sequence DNA encoding:
- the RPL34 gene encoding 60S ribosomal protein L34; translated protein: MVQRLTYRRRLSYNTTSNKTRLSRTPGNRIVYLYTKKVGKAPKSACGICPGRLRGVRAVRPKVLMRLSKTKKHVSRAYGGSMCAKCVRDRIKRAFLIEEQKIVVKVLKAQAQSQKAK